The Rhodamnia argentea isolate NSW1041297 chromosome 7, ASM2092103v1, whole genome shotgun sequence genome contains the following window.
TGTGAAGATAATCGCACTGTTTGGTACTTTTCTGATAATCGATTATATGTGCAGTCTATCGACTATACCGCTCGCCGAATCAGGTTGGTCGACGATGGGCTGCAAAAGGATAACTGCTTGTCTCTCCCCCATAATTCATTGCTGGGCTATGGGTTCAATAGCGTTGACAATAATGGAAGTACACTGGTCATTATGAACTGTTCAAAGCCAGTTAGTTCTCCATTCTACATCGCTACTGGTCCATGCATCGAGGGGTCTTACTCATCCAGATCCAACACATCATTGAATTGGAACTTGCATGCTTTGCTCAATCCAAAAGCATCGGATGTTAGGGATTTTTGCAACATTAGCAGGTGGACATGGACAGATCATTTTGCGGTTGGACAACGCATTAACAGTAGCTCCTACAACAACGAGCTAATCCATAGCATCATGACCGATGGATTTGTTTTCAGCTACGTTAATTGGAAGAACACTTTTTTTTGCTACTTTGATTTCTATAGCTACTTTCATCTCcgcaaaatctttttttcctttagatTTTCTATGAGTAGCATCAACGGAGGTCAGGTTTGCGGATACAAGTACTACTGGGGTGGTAAGTACTGCTTTCTTCTGCGAATCCAAGTACTCTTATTCTGtagcataaaagaaaaaaaaaaggatttgcgACCAACCACATGACTATTTTTTTGTTGgcatagacttttttttttcattttttattttcttaattagttCTTTAACTAGTCACTTGACTAATAATCTAGGAGACACTCGTTAacgatccttaaaaaattgtACTCATGTATCGATAGGAGGAACAACATAATTagttaaaaatgaaaagcacTGTTTCTCAAGATTTGTTGACCGCTAACAAAGCCAAAGGAGTTTCTTGTATTGTCTATTATCCACGTGAAAACGAAGCTTAGTATTTCCATTTATTTGCACATGCAAGCATTCCACTTCTCAtattcttttggacaaaattgaaCTTGTACAAAGGAGCCTGCTGCTACTCTGTTTCATCGTGACTTTTGCTTTCCAAACTTCTTTTCACACCATTGATTCCTTCCACAGGTGCTCTAGATGATATTGCTTTTTGGACTGCTTGGGATTTTATGATACTATTAGGTAAGCCACAATTATCTTATTCTTCCAataattatcaaaagaaaaacttatgcTGACCTATCAAATTTTCTTCGGTGCTTTTTTGTGTAGCGAAATTTGTAATCGGGGCACCATTTTTCGGCATATTTCTAATCTACAAGTTCAAAAGAAGGCACTTGGCAATGGACAAGAACATCGAAGAATTTTTGCAAGCTCATAACAACTTTTTGCCCATAAGGTACTCTTACTcgaatatcaagaagatcacCGGAAATTTTAAGCACAAGCTGGGTGAAGGGGGCTATGGTTTTGTATACAAAGGAATGCTTAGAAGCGGCAACCAAGTAGCCATCGAGATTTTGAAGCAATCCAAGGCCCATGGCCAAGATTTTATCAATGAAGTGGCTACTATTGGAAGAATTCACCATGTTAATGTCGTGAAACTCATCGGTTTTTGCTTTGAAGGCACGAAACACGCTCTCGTGTATGATTTCATGTCAAATGGATCTTTGGATAAGAACATTTTCACTAAGGAAGGTGATAAGTTTCTTGATtgcaagaaaataaatgagatCGCTCTTGGGGTGGCGAAGGGGATTGAATATTTACATCGGGGGTGTGACATACAAATACTACACTTTGATATCAAACCTCACAACATTCTTTTAGACAAGAATTTCACTCCGAAAGTTTCTGATTTTGGACTTGCGAAACTTTATCCCATTGATCACAGCATAGTCTCAATGACTGCTGCAAGAGGAACCTTGGGATATATGGCGCCCGAGTTGTTCTACAAAAACATCGGTGGTGTATCTTATAAAGCGGATGTCTATAGCTTCGGGGATGATGCTCGTGGAAATGGCAGGCCGAAGGAAGAATATAAATGCAAATGTGGAACGCTcaagccaaatttattttctgctatGGGTGTACGACCAAGTCAATGAAGGAGAAAGTGTTGACATGGAAGAAGTTGTTGAAGAGGAAAGGCATGTGATAAAAAAGATGATAATAGTTGCACTTTGGTGTATACAATTAATACCCGACCATCGGCCTCCAATGAACAAAGTCTTAGAGATGCTTGAAGGAGACATTGGTAATATTCAAATGCCTCCTAAACCGCTTATttacggcttaagtacaccccaagtgccataagttgtgtacggcgctcactttagtgccaaaactttcaaatcgatcattttagtgctaagtttttgtaacttcaatcactttagtgccaaaactttcaaaacgatcacttaagtgccaactttttttaaaaacaatcatttaagtgccaatatttttaaaaaacgatcactttagtgtcaaatttaccgagccacgtcatctcaaatattaataaaaaatagcacgtgtcgaattttcagCAAGCCACATaagctctggcactaaagtgatcgtttttaaaagaagttggcacttaagtgatcgaagttacaaaaacttagcactaaagtgatcgatttggaagttttgacactaaagtgagcgccgtacacaacttatggcacttgtggtgtacttaagccgctTATTTACCCACCGGATGAGCTAGTTGACGATGACAAAGTTGAGATGGAACTAGAAACATTATCAACTTCATCAAGCGCTCCCACAATTTCTGCTAGTTTTCCCTTTGGAGATAGCAATGATGTTTAGGGTATCTTTTACAGTTTGATTGCAAGTGTTGAGGTAGTTTAGCTTGCCAGTGATTAGATTTTGTCTCGTTCTAGCTCCTAAGTAACTGTTGTGTTATTGTACTTCATATGTAGTTTCACTCTCTTGCATTTTCCTTAAGAGAGCAAGGACTAAAACGGTGGGGAAAGTGGACGGACATTGAGAATTTTCCTCCCTCAATATGCGATTTTTGGTAATGCCAATTAAAAAGCTAGTTATAACCCGCGATCTTGCTTCTTGACGTGCTGCTACCGGCATATGGTTTCTCGGGATCAAGAACTGCTAATTTTGAATTGTGACTTCAATTGCAGACGTCCGCTTTACAAAGTAGACACCAACTGTCTCCTCGATAAACAACTTCTAtcgaaatgggaaaaaagaaggTCTTAGATAAAATAATTCCATGAAGTTCATATTTGAAAGAATTCATATTCCGTGCTAAAAATAACATGCAATTACTTTCTGACTTCCCTAAATTAGAAACGCATCTTGATCATTAAAAAGACAACATTGGTTCACTGTATCAATCTACCGGAGTTGAATAGAAGTGGAGATGAAAAGACATGTCACTAGTTTGAAGTGATTGCACCAATTGTACGCACCAATCTCCAATCCACATCAATGGCTATATGGGGTTGCTTTTGTCTTCGATAATTCTTGAA
Protein-coding sequences here:
- the LOC125315841 gene encoding uncharacterized protein LOC125315841, which translates into the protein MINALSSMDICQAFLPAFVLFLAMTTSVEPSNRRSASSCGDIGNISHLFSLKSNPNRWGIDGFDLTCEDNRTVWYFSDNRLYVQSIDYTARRIRLVDDGLQKDNCLSLPHNSLLGYGFNSVDNNGSTLVIMNCSKPVSSPFYIATGPCIEGSYSSRSNTSLNWNLHALLNPKASDVRDFCNISRWTWTDHFAVGQRINSSSYNNELIHSIMTDGFVFSYVNWKNTFFCYFDFYSYFHLRKIFFSFRFSMSSINGGQVCGYKYYWGGKYCFLLRIQVL
- the LOC125312557 gene encoding rust resistance kinase Lr10-like, encoding MDKNIEEFLQAHNNFLPIRYSYSNIKKITGNFKHKLGEGGYGFVYKGMLRSGNQVAIEILKQSKAHGQDFINEVATIGRIHHVNVVKLIGFCFEGTKHALVYDFMSNGSLDKNIFTKEGDKFLDCKKINEIALGVAKGIEYLHRGCDIQILHFDIKPHNILLDKNFTPKVSDFGLAKLYPIDHSIVSMTAARGTLGYMAPELFYKNIGGVSYKADVYSFGDDARGNGRPKEEYKCKCGTLKPNLFSAMGVRPSQ